Proteins encoded within one genomic window of Oryza brachyantha chromosome 7, ObraRS2, whole genome shotgun sequence:
- the LOC102721291 gene encoding 5'-nucleotidase SurE, whose amino-acid sequence MDSSSSSSSSAAAGAGAPEPVVLVTNDDGIDAPGLRFLVDQLVAARRFRVLVCAPDTDRSGVSHSITWRPALRCKRVDIDGATAFAASGTPADCASLGISGKLFNGLVPDLVVSGINVGNNCGYHVVYSGTVGGAREAFLYGIPALAMSYDWVAGQSSANDLKMAAEVVIPLINTVMVEIKNGTYPRGSFLNIDIPTDAAHHKGYKITKQGKYMARIGWEQTVYKKPAVESYQTANMDIDSEKDSEQDTSSENDLLFKRVLVRRSYDEEEGDDMDHKSLVDGYITVTPLGALSRAEADVVPYYKACLSRLADNSSSSL is encoded by the exons ATggactcctcctcctcctcctcctcctccgcggcggctGGGGCCGGGGCGCCGGAGCCGGTGGTGCTGGTGACGAACGACGACGGCATCGACGCGCCGGGGCTCCGCTTCCTCGTCGAccagctcgtcgccgcccgccgcttcCGCGTCCTCGTCTGCGCGCCCGACAC AGACAGGTCAGGCGTTAGCCACTCCATCACATGGCGCCCTGCGCTCCGCTGTAAACGGGTTGATATAGATGGTGCTACAGCATTTGCAGCCTCAG GGACTCCTGCTGACTGTGCCTCTTTAGGCATATCTGGGAAGCTCTTTAATGGTTTGGTTCCAGATCTG GTAGTTAGTGGAATCAATGTTGGCAACAATTGTGGATACCATGT TGTCTATTCTGGAACAGTTGGTGGTGCTAGGGAGGCATTCTTATATGGGATTCCTGCATTAGCTATGTCATATGATTg GGTCGCAGGTCAGAGCAGTGCTAACGACCTCAAAATGGCTGCAGAGGTTGTTATTCCTCTAATAAATACTGTCATGGTTGAGATTAAGAATGGAACATATCCTCGAGGCTCATTCTTGAATATAGATATACCAACTGATGCTGCACACCACAAG ggatacaaaattacaaagcAAGGAAAGTATATGGCCAGAATTGGTTGGGAGCAAACAGTTTATAAGAAGCCTGCAGTAGAAAGTTACCAGACAGCAAACATGGATATCGACAGTGAAAAGGACAGTGAACAAGATACTTCATCAGAGAATGACCTATTGTTTAAAAGAGTG CTTGTGAGGCGAAGTTATGATGAAGAGGAAGGGGATGACATGGATCACAAGTCCCTTGTAGATGGATAT ATTACTGTTACTCCTTTGGGAGCTCTCTCGCGTGCAGAAGCTGATGTCGTACCATACTATAAAGCTTGCTTGTCACGTCTGGCTGATAACTCATCTTCCTCCCTCTAG
- the LOC102710711 gene encoding uncharacterized protein LOC102710711: MEKGGVGMDAASLQDMWDWEVLPDHMSSSISSHGGGHGRTTLGDQETEGSSLPPSEEDAGAGADMAVDECKDIGVDVAADTKTGPEAEEPPMAAKAAQLPASDGAEEEEAFQSSDDATKVIDDDDAGGEEDKKGGRGRARPECVVFSVGKLRVNGIGALCSFGVAAATVCIFLVGGRLQHHHRQQQQKIQLQLYGDDKRMQQVVQQTSRLNQAMSSVMGGGGSTRANISFGGYYEGF; the protein is encoded by the exons ATGGAGAAGGGAGGTGTCGGCATGGATGCAGCAAGCCTCCAGGACATGTGGGACTGGGAGGTCCTGCCTGACCACATGAGCTCCTCGATCTCctcccatggcggcggccatggccggACCACTCTTGGTG ATCAAGAAACGGAGGGATCGAGTCTGCCTCCATCGGAggaggacgccggcgccggcgccgacatggCCGTCGACGAGTGCAAGGACATCGGCGTCGACGTGGCGGCGGACACCAAGACGGGGCCAGAGGCAGAGGAGCCCCCCATGGCGGCCAAGGCAGCCCAGCTGCCGGCCTCCGacggagcggaggaggaggaggcgttcCAGAGCTCCGACGACGCCACCAAGgtgatcgacgacgacgacgccggcggcgaagaggacaAGAAAGGGGGCAGGGGAAGGGCGCGGCCGGAGTGCGTGGTGTTCAGCGTGGGGAAGCTGCGGGTGAACGGCATCGGGGCGCTCTGCTCgttcggcgtcgccgccgccaccgtctgCATCTTCCTCGTCGGCGGCAGGCTgcagcaccaccaccggcagcagcagcagaagatcCAGCTGCAGCTCTATGGCGATGACAAG AGAATGCAGCAGGTTGTGCAGCAGACATCAAGGCTGAACCAGGCAATGTCATCTGTGATGGGAGGAGGTGGATCAACTAGGGCAAACATATCATTTGGTGGCTACTATGAAGGCTTTTGA
- the LOC102721004 gene encoding uncharacterized protein LOC102721004: protein MRNVRSDCGGPFCSSPSPFPHSREAAAGDLPASGEPSRRPPDLAAPADHTDQMVAAAASVYRRVLKAVRRHVGGGASRKHFREFVASEFRRPTGTEADAGARLRLAGDYAYLLTSVHSHKDLLFSYNIAVDRSEEMKKILNKSAASVGLQLPDVYQP, encoded by the exons ATGAGAAATGTACGTTCAGATTGTGGCGGACCATTTTGCTCTTCACCTTCCCCATTTCCCCActcgagggaggcggcggccggcgatcTCCCGGCCTCCGGCGAAcccagccgccgcccgccaGATCTTGCGGCTCCAGCCGACCATACGGACCAGAtggtggccgccgcggcgtccgtGTACCGGCGCGTGCTGAAGGCGGTGCGGAGGCACGTGGGTGGAGGCGCCTCCAGGAAGCACTTCCGCGAGTTCGTCGCCTCCGAGTTCCGCCGCCCCACGGGCACGGAGGCCGACGCCGGAGCGAGGCTGCGGCTCGCCGGGGATTACGCCTACCTCCTCACCAGCGTCCACAGCCACAAG GACCTGCTTTTCTCGTATAATATAGCTGTGGACCGGTCAGAAGAGATGAAGAAGATATTGAACAAATCTGCTGCTAGTGTAGGCCTTCAGCTTCCAGATGTCTATCAGCCGTGA